The Spirochaetota bacterium genome contains the following window.
TCATGGGCTTCAAGCCTGAAGAAATGATAGACTACCCGGGTGTCGAGTTCGTGGGTGTCGCCTCGTTCCTCGCGGAAGCGGGTAACAGCAAGATCCAGTTGTTTATCTGACCACGGGCAGTTGCGCGCGCCACGGGCGGGACCTGATCCGGGCAACGGTGAAAATCTCTCATCCGCGGCATCCGGCAGCGGCCGGTGCCGGATGACCCGGTCCCCGTTCCGTGAGATTATACGAGCGAAGAATTATTATTCCGATCAAACCATAACCGCAAGGAGCGAATCATGAGCGAAGAAATCAAAATTGACGTTAAGATGGATCTCAAGGGACTCGCCTGCCCCATGCCCGTCGTGAAGGTGAGCCAGCAGATCAAGAAGATGAAGGTGGGTGAGGTGATCGAAGCCGAAACCACCGACCCCGGGGCGCATGCCGATTTCCCCGCCTGGGCGAAATCCAGCGGCAACGAGCTCGTGAAGATCGTTAAAGAAGAAAAATCCGCAAAATTTATAATCAAGAAGCTGAAATAACCGGCCGCGAAGGCCAAACCGCAAGGACTGGCGATTCGCTCCCGGTAGAACATTCCCATCCGGGCGACGCGCTGATCAAGCCCTGCGCGCAGCGGGTGAGCGGTCTGCGTTCCGCCTGATAGGCACATATTTTCCCGCGATCGCGAGACCGCGGGAAGTAAATTCAAATTATCAGGATTACGGGGGGAGCTATGTGGGAATTTTTCTCCTATTTCGTCATGGTGCCAATGGTGTACATCGCCTTCGCGACGCTCATCCTGGGCATCATTTTCAAATTCATCGTGGTGTATCGGTCTCCGGGGATCCCGGGGAGGTTGCCCGTGTTTCCTATGGAAAAGTCGAAAACCCTGGGCCTGTTGAAGGAAGCCTTCACTATACCCGCCGCGTTCCGCGGCTCGAAGCCGTTCTGGTTTTTCCTGGTGCTCTTCCATGCCGCGTTCACCCTGGTGTTCCTGGGACACCTTGAGCTCGCGGGGGACATCCCCGTGCTTCGGTCCATCCCGCACGAGGTGTTCCTGGGCGCGGGCGCGTTAGGCGTCACGCTAGGCGTCTCCGTCATCTATTTCCTGTTCAGGCGGCTGCATACCCCGCACCGGGAAATATCGGTCATGGAGGACTATGTGCTTCTCCTGCTGCTGTTTTTCACGATACTGTTCGGGAGCATCCTGCACATGGCAGACCGCTACGGGATGACGGCGCTCAACATCCCGGTAGGGGACTACCGCGTCTACTTCTCGAGCCTGCTCGCGCTCAAGCCCAGGATGCCCGTGATGATCACCGCCTCCCCGCATTTCATCATTTTCATCCTGCACCTGTTCTTCGCGAACCTCGTGCTCATCATGTTCCCCTTTACCAAGATGATCCACGCGGCGTTCATTTTCCCCGCACTCTCCATCAAGAGGAAATAGCCATGGAACCTGAAAAACTGCAAGGAATGAAGGACGCGATCCGGGGACGCCTTACCAAACCGATGCGCTACTACCTGGATCTGTGCACCCGCTGCGGGCTTTGCTACGAGTCCTGCCACGTGATCCAGGGCATTCACAAGCGCGAATACTCCCCCGTCGGGCGCGCCGAGGTCGTGCGCAAGGTCTTCCGGAAATATTTCCGGCCGTCCGGAAAATTTCTTCCCTCGTGGGGCGAGGCCACGGACCTGGACGACCGCGTGATGGACGAGCTCCTGGACGCCGCGTTTTCCTGCACGGGATGCCGGCGCTGCGTGATGCATTGCCCCTTCGGCATCGATACGGGACTCATCATGGGCATCGCCAAGGTGCTGCTCATCGAAAACGGCACCGCCCCCGAGGAGCTCCTCATGTTATCCGACGCGGCCGTCGAGAAGGGGAAAAGCATCGCCGAGTTCAAGGACGGCTACCGCTCTGTCATCTACGATCTTGAAAAACAGGTCCAGGAGCGCCTGGGACTGCCCTCCCCCGAGGGCGTGATCCCCATGGAAAAGAAGAACGCGAACATCCTCTACGTGGCGCTCGCCGGGGCGCGCTCCATCGTGAATCCCGCGATCATCTTCAATGCCGCGAAAGAGGACTGGACCCTGTCATTTTTCGAGGCCGTGAACTTCGGGCAGTTCCTGGGAGACCCCGAGAAGATGAAATTCATCGCGAACCGCGTGGTGAACGAGGCGAAGGAACTGGGCGTGAAGGAGGTCGTGATCGTGGAATGTGGCACCGCCTACCGCATCCCGAAATTCATGCTGGGCCCCTTGCCCTTCAAGGTCACGAGCATTGTGGAGCTGATACACCGGTACCTGAAAGAAGGAAGGATCAAATTGAAAGAGGGGGCGCTCACTGCCCCGGTCACCTATCACGACCCGTGCCAGCTGGGACGCAACGGCGGCGTGTTCGAGGAACCGCGCGAGATACTCCAGATTCTCGCGAAGGACTACCGCGAGATGAGCCCCACGCGCGAATTCAACTGGTGCTGCGGCGGCGGGGGCGGTCTCGTGGCGCTCGACAACGAGAATTTCAGGATAAAATCCGGGAAGCCCAAGCGCGACCAGATCGTCGCCACGGGCGCGAAGGTCGTGGTATCGGCCTGCGAAAACTGCATCTCCCAGCTCGAGACCATCAGGTCGGGGTACGACCTCGACGTGGAGGTCCGCTACCTGACCGAAATCGTCGCGGAAAACCTGGTGGTGTGAATCGATTGCGCGGGTGAACCGCGGGACGCCGTTAAATAGGATGGGTGCGCCGAAAAACCGGTAGAGACGCGATTAATCGCGTCTCTACCGGTTTTTCGGCGTCTACCGGACCGGTTTTACGACGGTTATGCGCCATCCGACAGCTTTTCAACAAGCTCCGCCACGTTTTTATATCCGGGATCCCTTTCGAAAATTTCCGCGAACGCTTCACGCGCCTCGTCGCGGCGGCCCAGCCGGTAGAGGGTCATGCCCCTGAAGTAGAGGTACTCGCGGCTTTCCCCGTCCAGCTCGAGCGCGCGCGTGACGCAGTACAGCGCGTGCTCAATATCCCCGCAGGCCAGGTAGACCCGCGCGGCGAAATGGCGGTCGGGCGCGTCCATCGCGGCCAGTCCCGTCTCCTCGACGATGATCCGCGCTTCCTTGTAGCCCTTGTCCCGGAAGAGCGCCTTCGCCCTGTCCATATCGCTCTCTTTCCGGCGGGGGCGCGCGGGATCTCCCGTTTCAATGATCAGGAGCGTAATGTCGTCGCGCGCGGACCCGCCCCCCAGGTGCGTTTCAACCATGCGCAGCAGCAGGTTCAGCTGATCCTTCACGGGCAGATCGCCCGTTTCCTCGATCGCGCCCGTCAGCCTGGATTCCCCGAAAAACCCGCCGTCCTCCCCGCGCGCCTCCGTGAGCCCGTCGGTATAGAGCACGAGCCTGTCACCCTCCGTAAGTGTCGCGTGGTTGCTGCGGTACACCGCGCCCGGCATCGCGCCGATCGGGAACCCGTCCGTGGTAATCGCCCGCGCGGCGCCTCCCGCGCCCGCGATGACCGCGGGGGGATGCCCGCAGCTCGTATACTCGACTACCCCGCCCTCGATGTCGATGATCGCGAGGAACATGGTGAAATAGAAGCCCGTTTCGATGAGCGTAGGGGCAAGGTTCGCGTTCAGGAGCGTGCAGACCTGCCCGGTCGTCGCGCCCGGCTTCTCGAGCCTGTTCTCGAGATCGGTCTTGATCATCGAGGTAAGCAGGGCCGAGGGGAGCCCGTGGCCCGATACGTCCACCACGGCTGCGGCGACCCTGCTGTCGGCAAGCCGGACCACGTCGTAGAAATCGCCGCTCACTTCCATGAAGGGAAGGACGCGCGCCGCCGCGCGCACGCGCGCGTCATCGGGGAGCGCGGGCGAGAGGATGAGCTTCTGCACGTCCTTTGCCACCTTGAGCTCGAAGGTCATCTGGAAATTCTTCGTGCGCAGCTCTGCGGTCCGCTCATCCACCATCCGCGCGAGGTTTTCCTTCATGTCGTTCAGGTCCTGGTACATGATCGAGTTCGCGAGGGCGATGGTCGCCGCGGAGCGCACGCCGTTCATGAAGCGCACCTCGTCGATGGAAAAGGGCTTCAGGTTGAGCTTTTCACCCAGCAGCGCGATCCCGATCAGTGTGTGTTCCTGCACCAGGGGGACCGCGCATACGGCCGAGGCCCCTCCGAACAGGTCGAGAAACGCGTCCTTCACCGCGGCGTAGTACGGGTTGGTCTCGACCATGTCCTTCATGACGATGTGGTTCGCGCCGGTAAACCATTCCCCGATCACCCCCGGCAACTCGATACCCCCGCCGCGGACGTTGACGAACCCGCGCGACGCGACCGGGCGAAGGTAGACGTCCGCGTGCCCGCACCCGATCGCATTTTTGAGCACGTCCTCAAACCCGCTCATCCATTCGGTCAGTCCCCTCAGGAACGCCATGTCTTCGACAAACCGGATTTCGATCGCGCGCAGGTTTTGCCGCTGCCGGTTGAAGACCCTGTTGATGACCGGCTGGATTCTCCTGTAATACAGCAGATTCAGGAAAAACGTCGCGGCGACGAGCAGGAACACCCACGCCGGGTGCGCCGCCGCGACGAGCGGCCAGACAAGCGCGAAGACGAGCGCGTTGGGAAGCACGATCGCCCACGAGGTCACGACCCAGATAATGGTAAGATGAAGGATGCTGCGCACGTCCAGGAGCCGGTAGCGTAACACGCCGTACGCCATGATGAGCAGCGGCACGAACATGAAATTCCCGGCAGGGTAAAGATCGTACCCGAGCATGGCGGGAATGTTCAACAGATTCAGGAGGGCGATCAGGTTGAGCGAAAAGAGCAGGAAGAATACCTTGGTGCGCGCCACGGGATTGCGCTCCGCGCGAAGCCTCTGCACGCAGATCGCAATGCCGTATACGAGCGCCGCGATCCCGAGCGCCCCGAAAACCTGGAAGGCGACGCCGCCCACCGCGATTGTGCCCCAGGGATAGCGGTACAGGCCCCGTATGTACAGTTCCGTGGGTGTAGAGATCATCACCGCCATGCTTACCGCGAAGGCCGCCGCCTCGAGCGCCGGCCGCCGTATCCCCAATACTTTATGATAGAAGAGCAGGTTCACCGGCAGGACGAACACGAACAGGAAATGGGCCCCCCGCTCCAGGGCGAGCATGAGACCCTCGTCGGCGATGAAGTGGTGGAGGATGAACATGGGCGAAAGCATCGTCCACCAGACGCACACGAGCGCGAAGAGCACGTTTTCGCGCCGGAAAGCGCCCCTGAACACCGCTACGCCCGCGAGCGTCAATCCGACGAGCAGGCTCAGGAGAGGGGGTACGATGAAAACCGGGAACGAGGCGGGAAGCGGTGACATGGCGGTCTCCAAGGCACGAATGCTGATACGATTATCGTATCAGCATTCGGAGAAAGCAACAAATATAAAAGCGATGTTCAGGACCGATACTTACCTCTTGAGGTTGATAAGCTCCTGGAGCATCTGGTCGCTCGTGGTGATCGTGCGCGAATTGGCCTGGAAGCCGCGCTGGGTCACGATCATGTCGGTGAACTGGTCCGACAGGTCCACGTTCGACATTTCAAGCGTCCCGGCGATGATCTTCCCGCGCCCCGCCTCGCCCGCGGGCCCCTCGATGGGCCGTCCCGAGTTGTTCGAAACCTCGAAGAGATTTTCACCCGAGGCGGTGAGTCCCATGGGATTGGTGAACGCGGCCATGGCCACCTGGCCCACGAGCTGCTTCGTACCGTTGGAATACACGCCCGTGATCATGCCCGAGTTGTCGATATTGAACGATTCCATGTAACCCATGGCGTAGCCGTCCTGCTCCACGGCCTTGGTGGTCGCGGGGGATGAGAACTGCGTAACCCCGTTCATGAGGCCGGCCTTCCCCAGGTCGAGGCGAATGCTGCGCACGTTGGGATCGTCCTTCACCCGGTAGTTCAAATTGACCACAAGATCTCCCTGGTTTAATTCGTCCGGGCTCGCGTCGTCGGACACGGACGTCAGCCTCCCCTCGGGGCTGAAGCGCAGGTTCATGCGGCTCGAGAGGTTCGCCCCGCCCGCCTGGTTCGCGCCCCCCGGGACGTCAAGCGTCACTATTCCCTGGCCGTCGGTGATCGCCGCACTGGCGCTCCACTCGTTGGCGCCGGTCTTCCAGAAGTTGAGCGTCATGCGGTGCGGATCGCCCAGCTTGTCGTACACGTCAATGTTCGTCGTGACACCCTCCGCGGCCCGCATCTTGCCGTCGGCGGTGGGCGGAACCACCTGTAGCTTGGAATCGAGGTTGCACTTGTAGCGGACGTAGGTCGTCTCGCGCGCGTCCACCTTGCCATATACCGGGACGATAACGTCCTCGGGCGTGCCGGTCGGAAACACCTTGCGCTCGCCGGTCTCGGTCACCTGGGACTGCCAGCCCTGGACGCGCAGCCCGTTCGCGGGGTTCACGAGCTTCCCGTCCCTGTCCAGCGCGAAGTTGCCGGCGCGGGTGTAGTAGTTTTTCCCGCCCTCGCTCACGATGAAGAAGCCGTCGCCCGAGATCGCGAGATCGGTCTGGTTACCGGTGGTCTGCAGGCTTCCCTGCGTGAAAAGCCGGTCGATCGACGCGATGGTCATGCCAAGGCCCACCTGCTTGGGGTTCACGCCTCCCTTGTTCTCCTCCGGCTTCGCGGCCCCCGAGAGCGTCTGCGAGAGCATGTCCTGGAAGGTCACCCGCGTGGTCTTGTAACCATAGGTATTCACGTTGGAGATATTGTGTCCAATCACGTCCATCCTGGTCTGGTGATTCTTGAGACCGGATACCCCGGAAAACAGTGATCTCATCATAAGGCGTCAACTCCTGACAGCGTAGATTTTTATTTACTTGCCCGTATCGGTCCCGGGCGCCTTCGTTTCCGACTTTTCGTAGGCCTTGAGCGGCCCGTCCTTATTAATATCGTTATTAATCGCGTCCGCTTTAGCCTCATTAATCGCGCCCGTGACGAAAAAATTACCCCGGACTCCCCCCTTCACCGCGGAGGGGACCGCGCGCTTCGCCGGCTCCTCGTTCGGCAGCACCGCGTGGATGTCGGCCAGCCCCACCTCGGTCTTTCCCACGAGCAGCCGTATCTCGTTGTCGCGAAAGAACACCTTCGAGACCACGTCCTGCACCGGCTGTCCCGTCGTCGCGCTCATCGCCTCGACCCTGCGGCCCAGGAGCGCGTAGGCCTCCCCGGTGCGGGAGCTCTTGTTCATTCCCTGGATCGCGGTGTTGATGTTCTGCATCTGCTCCAGTGACGAGAACTGCGCCATCTGCGCGATGAACTCGCGGTCGGCCATGGGCTGCGTGGGATCCTGGTGCCGGAGCTGCGTGACCAAGAGCTTCATGAACATGTCCTTGCCGTTGTCGCCCTTGGTCGACCCGTCCTTTTTCTTGATCCTCGAATTCACCTGCTCGGCCAGGGCCTTCGTGCGGGCCAGGTCCTCCAGCGACATGCTGCTCGGCTTTTCCATCGACTCCGCTCCTCGTATCGTTCCGTCCGGAATATCGGGGTCCGATACACCGGTACGCGCTTCCGAACCCGGCCCCGCGCATCGAACCCCTGGACTTTTAACGCAAAAAAATGCTGCGGACGGGCGCCGATAGAAGACCCCCGTTCGCGCCCGTTAATTGTTACGCTAGGCTATCACGTCCAGCGCCCCGTCGTGACCGCGCTCCGAATTTCCGTCATAGCTTTCCGCGACCGTCTCGTGCACGCCGCGCGGAATGAACACCGGGTCGTAGTTCCCCTCGCCCGCGCCGCGCGCGTCCTGGCCGCGCACGTCGACCTGGAAATCCCCCACCATGATGCCCGCCTCGGCAAGGTCGGAACGCACCGACGCGAGCTGCTCCACGAGCGCGTTTTTGGCGTCAGGGCTCTCCACCAGGAAGCGCCCAACCAGCGTCCCGCCCTCCAGGCCCAGGTTCACGCTCATGCGGCCCAGCGATTCGGGGTGCAGCCGGAGCGAAAGCGTCGCGTTCCTGTTGTCCCGCACGCTCAGCTTCGCACCCTGCATGAGCTGCTGGAGCTGCTCGTCGAACAGCACGGATTTTTGCGGCAACGCGGCCTGGTGCGCGGCCCGCTCCCTCGCGTGCGACGCGCCTGCGAACTGCATCCCGGGCTGGGCCTGCTGGCCTCCCCCCTTCGCGTGCAGCGGCTCCTTCGCGTCCTCTTTTCCGTTGACGGGGACGGCGAAATGTTTTTCGGCGCCGTGTTCCTTGGTATCGGCCCCCCGGGCCTCGGTCGTGTGTGCGCCCTCTTTTCCCTTCTCCGGGCGTTTCACGTGCTTTTCCAGGGCGTCCACGATCCGCGCCGCCTCGCGGGCGAGCGACGGCAGGAGCGCCTTTTCACGGTTGTCGCGCGCGTCCTCACGGCCGGACTCGAGCCTCTTCACGAAATCCCTGAGCCGCCGGTAGAGCGATTCGAGCGGCTCCGCCCCGTGGTCCCGGGATTTGCCGGCAAGCGCGTCCCTGACTTCATTGAGCGTTTCGCGGATACCCTTCGCATCCTTTATGGAATCCGGGACGGCGCGCAGCGCCATCTCGATCTGCTGCATTACCTGGCCCAGCGGCTTCGTCTTGTCGTCCTTCGCGCGCGGCTTTTCGGCGACCGGGGTTTCCTCTTTACGTTCCGCGCGGGATTGCGCGGTTTTCTTCCGGGAGGCAGCCTCTTTCACTGCGAGGGCTTTCGCCCCGCTTTCCGGCTTTTCGGGATGACCGGCCATGCGCTCCAGGGCCTTCGCGTCCGGCCGCGTCACGTCCGGGGCGTCCTTTTTCTCGGTCTTTTCCCGCGCCGCCTCCTGCCGGGGAGCGCGGTCGGCGCGATCGGCCTGCCCGCGCCCGGGCTGGTGCTCCGCTTCCGCGGAGGTTTCCGTACGCTCCGTGTGGCGCAGGGATTCGCTCATACCCTCGTCCCTGGTGCGTGCTTTCTCGACTTCGACGGGGCTGGACACGGCGGCATCCAGCATGGTGCGGAAGGAAGACTGCGAGTCGGGCGACTCGGCTGCCCTGTAAGGATCGACCGGCAGGGCGGCGCCCTTCAAACCATCAAGGGAACCCGGCTTAACAAGTAATCCAAGCATAGTTTCATCCTGTTCATACGTCGCCCTCCATGGCCTTGATAACAGAAATCCTGTATTAATATCGAGACGGCGGTGCCCAAACTGAATGGAAAATTAATCCGGATTTCATTCCGGGACCGATCCCGGAATGAACACGCGTTCATTTTACACGTATTGCTCGTCTCTTTTATTGAAATGTCGACCGTCCGGATGGTATCAAATATTTTTATCTGTCTATTTCATTTTTTTATTGTCAAACTTTCTCCTTTAGAACAGGATTCATGCGGTTGTTGTGCGCGTGTGAAAAAATCAGCGCCGTCACGGGCGATACTAATATCAGCGCCGGCGATACTTTCTTTATTGCATTCCCTCCAGCCGGGAAACCCGAACAGGGCCCCGGAGCAGGAGGCCTCTTGGACATTCATCCCGGCACCCGCCGGGATGCTTTTTTTTGTGGCCCCGGTTTGTGAAGGCGCGGATTCGAATCCGCGCCTTCACCGCGGCGTATAAGGCGGGGGTCCGGAAAAAAACTGGCATTCCGCCGCAAAAAATGGTTAGATGTATTCGGGACTAATTAAGGGAACTATGAACATGGAATTTTCAACCGCGCTTAGGCCGTTCACCCTGCGCAGGCTCGAGGCGGTGCGCAGGGCCGATATTCTCATAGGCATACCGTGCTATAACAACCAGGCGACCATACAGAACGTGATCGAGATGGTATCGCAGGGACTGCACGCCCATTACCGCGACGCGAAGGCGGTGATCTTCATCTCGGACGGCGGATCGACCGACGATACGCGCGACATCGCGAAAGAGATCGAGATCATGCCGTGGCAGGAGAAAATCATCCAGATTTACCGTGGTGTTTCCGGGAAGGGCAGCGCCTTCCGGGCGATCTTCGAGGCCGCGGTCCAGCTGGACGTCAAGGCGTGCATGGTCGTGGACTCGGACCTCAGGAGCATTTCGCCGGAATGGGTGCACCTGCTCCTGGAGCCCGCGCTGTCGGGCGAATACGAGTTCGTGGCCCCCATTTACACCCGGCACAAGTACGACGGCACCATCACCAACAATATTGTCTACAACCTCACCCGCGCGGTGTACGGGAAGCGGATCCGTCAGCCTATAGGCGGCGACTTCACCTTCTCGCGGGACCTGGCGGCCTTCTTCCTGGACAAGCCCGTCTGGTCGACGGACATCGCGAAATTCGGGATCGACATCTGGATGACCATCAACGCCATTGCGCGCAACGTCAAGATCTGCCAGTCGAACCTGGGTGTGAAGATCCACGACGCGAAGGACCCCGCGCAGTCCCTGGGACCCATGTTCGTCCAGGTGGTGGGGACACTCTTTAACCTCATGGAGCACTACGAGCCGTTCTGGAAAAACGTCACGGGCAGCCGCGCGGTTCCGCTGTTCGGCTCGTCGGATCAGACGGAGCCGGAGGCGGTCGCGATCAACATGGAGAAGCTGGTGCACGAATACCGGGTGGGCTTTTCGCAGTTCCAGACCCTCTACAAGGCCATCTTCTCCCCCGAGGTCTACCGCGTCCTCGAGGAGGCCTCGGGGCTTTCGGTCGATGCGTTCGCGTACCCCGTCGAGATATGGGTTAAGGCCCTCTACGAGCTCGCGTCGACGTATCATTACTGGAAGGTGAACAGGGTCCGCCTTATCAACCTCATGGTGCCCCTGTATTACGGACGGGTCGCCCAGTTCGTGAACGAAACCAGGCTCATGAACTCGCTGGAGGCGGAAGGCGTCGTGGAGCGCCAGGCGCAGATATTCGAAGACCACAAGGACTACCTTATGCGCAAATGGAACGAGGAGCGTGCCGAACCGGAGATGCTCCATGCCCCCGTACACTAGGCGCTAAAAAATCACACCGGGGCGGATTTTTACTTTACGCGCACCCCGATCTGCACTAGATAGTGATCGGGGCCGGCGCCGCGGCCGGCCCCCAGGCGGTTTTTCATGCAGACGGCGACAATTAACCATGCGATCCTCATAACCGACGGCGCTCGGGGGTTCATCGACGACGCGGAATTCCCGCGATACCGCGTGGAGCGCCTGGAAGATCCCGCCGGACTTCCCGGGGAAGCGTCCCCGGGCGATGGCGCCCTGTTGCTGGTGATTATGCACACCGGCGACGCGATTTCCCCCGCCGCGATCGAGTCCGCGCTGGGCCACGCCGATGCCTGCTACAAAATAATCCTCACCGGAACCGAAGAAGACCTTTCGCGGACCGACGAGTCCGATCGCCGGCGCATCATGCATTTTCTCACCAGGCCCGCCGGGGCCGCGGAATCGTCGTTTCTCATCCAGAAGGCCTTTTCGATCATGGAGGGCGAGCAGTGGTTTCGCGCCGAGCGCGCCCAGTACCTGGAAACGCTCACGGACATGCGGCAGGACCAGGAGGACCTCATCACCATAGGCCGTTCGCTGTCCACCGAGAAAGACCCCGACAGGCTGCTGCGCTCGATACTCATGCTGAGCAAGAAGATCACCGGCGCGGACGCCGGCTCAATTTTCGTCGTCGAGGAGGGGGAGAGCCAGGGGAAACAGCTCAGGTTCAAGTATTCCCACACTTTTTCGAAGAACCTCCCCTACGAAGAATTCGTACTTGCGATGAATAAAAATTCCATCGCGGGGTACGTGGCGGTAACAGGCAATACCCTGAATATCCCCGATGTCTACAAATTATCCAAGAGCGACCCGGTCACGTTCAACTCGTCGTTCGACAAGGTGCATAACTACCGGTCCAAGTCCATGCTGGTCATTCCCATGCGCAATCACGTGGATGAAATAATCGGGGTCATCCAGCTCATCAACAGCAAGGAGTACGCGAACAGCACAAAGATGACGGGCAACGAGGCGTTCGAGGTCCTGCTCTCCACGCCGGAGGATTTCGACGTCAAGGTCGTCGCGTTTTCGCCGCGCTATGAGAAGCTCATGGAGGCCGTCGCGAGCCAGGCCGCGATCGCCATCGAGAACAACCGCATGCTCAAGCAGATCCAGACCCAGTTCGAGGAATTCGTGAAGGCGTCGGTGATGGCGATCGAATCGCGGGACGTCGCCACCTCGGGTCACTCGTTTCGTGTCGCCGAGTTCTGCAAGGAGATGGCGTACGCCATCAACAGCGAGACCCAGGGCGTGTTCGCGGACGTCAAGTTCTCGGAAAGCGCCATAAAGGAGATCGAGTTCGCCGCGCTCCTGCACGATTTCGGGAAGGTTTATATCGACCTCGCCATTTTCCAGAAGGCCAAAAAGCTTTTCCCCAAGGAGCTCGAGAACCTGGTGCTCAAGATGGACTACCTGTACCGTTACACCGAGATGCAGTACTCGATGCGCGAGGGCGCGCTCCTTGCGGACGCGCTCGCCCGCGGCGGCCCCCCCGAGGGGATCGATGCGCTCAGGGAGCGGCGGGGAACCGATCTCGCGAGAATCCTGGGCGTAAAGGACCGGCTCATCCGCCTCAACGAGCCCACGGTGACCGACGAGGACCCCGCGGTCGTATTGAAGCAGATACTGGCGGAGATCGAATCGATCGAGTGCAGGCACCCGGACGGCTCCCCGCTCCCGATACTCTCCGACCACGAGAAAACGAATCTCAGCATACGCAGGGGAAGCCTGAACCCCGACGAGCGGAAGGAGATCGAGAGCCACGTGACGCACACCTACAACTTCGTGAGCCGGATACCGTGGCCCCCGGAATACAGGAACATTCCCGAGATCGCAGCCAAGCACCACGAAATGCTCGACGGCACCGGGTATCCGTCGGGCCTCAAGGGCGCCGATTCCATCCCCCTGCAGGCGCGCATAATGGCGATCGCCGACATCTACGACGCGTTATCGGCCACTGACCGCCCCTACAAGAAGGCGGTGCCGCTCGAGAAGACGCTTTCCATAATGCAGGCGGACGCCACGCGCAACAAGCTCGACGCGGCGCTCGTCGAGCTCATGATCCGGTACCATATATATGAGAAAATCCACAAAGACCTCTTCCGGCAGGCGGAGTAGTCCATGCGCATAAACCGCACCATGCTCACGGCCCTGG
Protein-coding sequences here:
- a CDS encoding sulfurtransferase TusA family protein, which codes for MSEEIKIDVKMDLKGLACPMPVVKVSQQIKKMKVGEVIEAETTDPGAHADFPAWAKSSGNELVKIVKEEKSAKFIIKKLK
- a CDS encoding (Fe-S)-binding protein, whose product is MEPEKLQGMKDAIRGRLTKPMRYYLDLCTRCGLCYESCHVIQGIHKREYSPVGRAEVVRKVFRKYFRPSGKFLPSWGEATDLDDRVMDELLDAAFSCTGCRRCVMHCPFGIDTGLIMGIAKVLLIENGTAPEELLMLSDAAVEKGKSIAEFKDGYRSVIYDLEKQVQERLGLPSPEGVIPMEKKNANILYVALAGARSIVNPAIIFNAAKEDWTLSFFEAVNFGQFLGDPEKMKFIANRVVNEAKELGVKEVVIVECGTAYRIPKFMLGPLPFKVTSIVELIHRYLKEGRIKLKEGALTAPVTYHDPCQLGRNGGVFEEPREILQILAKDYREMSPTREFNWCCGGGGGLVALDNENFRIKSGKPKRDQIVATGAKVVVSACENCISQLETIRSGYDLDVEVRYLTEIVAENLVV
- a CDS encoding tetratricopeptide repeat protein, whose amino-acid sequence is MSPLPASFPVFIVPPLLSLLVGLTLAGVAVFRGAFRRENVLFALVCVWWTMLSPMFILHHFIADEGLMLALERGAHFLFVFVLPVNLLFYHKVLGIRRPALEAAAFAVSMAVMISTPTELYIRGLYRYPWGTIAVGGVAFQVFGALGIAALVYGIAICVQRLRAERNPVARTKVFFLLFSLNLIALLNLLNIPAMLGYDLYPAGNFMFVPLLIMAYGVLRYRLLDVRSILHLTIIWVVTSWAIVLPNALVFALVWPLVAAAHPAWVFLLVAATFFLNLLYYRRIQPVINRVFNRQRQNLRAIEIRFVEDMAFLRGLTEWMSGFEDVLKNAIGCGHADVYLRPVASRGFVNVRGGGIELPGVIGEWFTGANHIVMKDMVETNPYYAAVKDAFLDLFGGASAVCAVPLVQEHTLIGIALLGEKLNLKPFSIDEVRFMNGVRSAATIALANSIMYQDLNDMKENLARMVDERTAELRTKNFQMTFELKVAKDVQKLILSPALPDDARVRAAARVLPFMEVSGDFYDVVRLADSRVAAAVVDVSGHGLPSALLTSMIKTDLENRLEKPGATTGQVCTLLNANLAPTLIETGFYFTMFLAIIDIEGGVVEYTSCGHPPAVIAGAGGAARAITTDGFPIGAMPGAVYRSNHATLTEGDRLVLYTDGLTEARGEDGGFFGESRLTGAIEETGDLPVKDQLNLLLRMVETHLGGGSARDDITLLIIETGDPARPRRKESDMDRAKALFRDKGYKEARIIVEETGLAAMDAPDRHFAARVYLACGDIEHALYCVTRALELDGESREYLYFRGMTLYRLGRRDEAREAFAEIFERDPGYKNVAELVEKLSDGA
- the flgE gene encoding flagellar hook protein FlgE codes for the protein MMRSLFSGVSGLKNHQTRMDVIGHNISNVNTYGYKTTRVTFQDMLSQTLSGAAKPEENKGGVNPKQVGLGMTIASIDRLFTQGSLQTTGNQTDLAISGDGFFIVSEGGKNYYTRAGNFALDRDGKLVNPANGLRVQGWQSQVTETGERKVFPTGTPEDVIVPVYGKVDARETTYVRYKCNLDSKLQVVPPTADGKMRAAEGVTTNIDVYDKLGDPHRMTLNFWKTGANEWSASAAITDGQGIVTLDVPGGANQAGGANLSSRMNLRFSPEGRLTSVSDDASPDELNQGDLVVNLNYRVKDDPNVRSIRLDLGKAGLMNGVTQFSSPATTKAVEQDGYAMGYMESFNIDNSGMITGVYSNGTKQLVGQVAMAAFTNPMGLTASGENLFEVSNNSGRPIEGPAGEAGRGKIIAGTLEMSNVDLSDQFTDMIVTQRGFQANSRTITTSDQMLQELINLKR
- a CDS encoding flagellar hook-length control protein FliK, with translation MLGLLVKPGSLDGLKGAALPVDPYRAAESPDSQSSFRTMLDAAVSSPVEVEKARTRDEGMSESLRHTERTETSAEAEHQPGRGQADRADRAPRQEAAREKTEKKDAPDVTRPDAKALERMAGHPEKPESGAKALAVKEAASRKKTAQSRAERKEETPVAEKPRAKDDKTKPLGQVMQQIEMALRAVPDSIKDAKGIRETLNEVRDALAGKSRDHGAEPLESLYRRLRDFVKRLESGREDARDNREKALLPSLAREAARIVDALEKHVKRPEKGKEGAHTTEARGADTKEHGAEKHFAVPVNGKEDAKEPLHAKGGGQQAQPGMQFAGASHARERAAHQAALPQKSVLFDEQLQQLMQGAKLSVRDNRNATLSLRLHPESLGRMSVNLGLEGGTLVGRFLVESPDAKNALVEQLASVRSDLAEAGIMVGDFQVDVRGQDARGAGEGNYDPVFIPRGVHETVAESYDGNSERGHDGALDVIA